From the genome of Enoplosus armatus isolate fEnoArm2 chromosome 21, fEnoArm2.hap1, whole genome shotgun sequence, one region includes:
- the LOC139304459 gene encoding leucine-rich repeat-containing protein 14 produces MVLSLVSLCAREVVSDHSSSPRWLRWVPRELYRPLLEAAFTSCRPLNVGELVQRWPERTLRVGGRRKQGQTAPNRLCIQALLLAVVRGLSDQRCALQILDLCGLQGDEGGMGDPMGGWSLTVALCTMVVQARAGVQRAQRREGERERKRFSALEREKDVKRERGQWKKERTPNGDEASTDKEPGGNDRERMGSFGILGEEELIKGVRRRMEMERKRETTVTGGSRKETEEKDVNSDVLVHVRADLFVNARSWERVRVALTTLGPLKLQCRHLRVEEISVSSIKTMLGLLPRQGLLGIDVRYSSLGVAGLAELLPLISTFPVLNSLRLHYCNLDFRRDYLGQEEALRDLSLGLAKLQELRRLSLTALRLPGQLRVLLSSLPRPLEILELPYLSLSPADLAYLSCSHHASTLLQLDLSENHLDENTLPSIRRLLSQASGSLQHLSLSGCGLTDGLLGLLLPSLGGCWTLKSLALALNPLSMAGLTDLVRMAVRMPSLRHLLYPNPLEDYQPGLPDLPSSAQLLDWPLDEATGINTTSSQLNRVLIDSGRSDLFLTCDLLNYDKDLMD; encoded by the exons ATGGTGCTTTCCTTGGTGAGCCTTTGTGCCAGGGAGGTGGTGAGTGACCACAGCTCGTCACCTCGCTGGCTGAGGTGGGTGCCCAGGGAGCTGTACCGACCGCTGCTGGAGGCCGCTTTCACCAGCTGCAGACCGCTGAATGTGGGTGAACTGGTGCAGAGGTGGCCTGAACGCACACTGCGTGTCGGCGGACGGAGGAAACAAGGGCAAACTGCGCCAAATCGACTCTGCATCCAGGCTCTGTTACTGGCAGTTGTCAGAGGACTGTCGGACCAAAG GTGTGCCTTGCAAATACTGGACCTCTGTGGACTGCagggagatgaaggagggatgGGAGACCCCATGGGAGGCTGGTCTCTGACTGTAGCTCTCTGCACTATGGTTGTTCAGGCCAGAGCTGGAGTACAGAgggcacagaggagagaaggagagcggGAGAGGAAAAGGTTCTCagctctggagagagagaaggatgtgaaaagagaaagggggcagtggaagaaggagaggacacCAAATGGGGACGAGGCAAGCACAGATAAGGAGCCAGGgggaaatgacagagagaggatgggaTCATTTGGGATTCTGGGTGAGGAGGAGCTGATTAAAGGTGtcaggaggaggatggagatggagaggaagagagagaccaCAGTGACAGGAGGCAGTagaaaggagacagaagaaaaagatgtaAATAGTGATGTGTTGGTGCATGTGAGAGCTGATCTTTTTGTAAATGCTCGCTCTTGGGAGCGTGTTCGCGTAGCTCTGACCACATTGGGACCCCTTAAGCTTCAGTGCAGGCACCTACGTGTGGAAGAGATTTCAGTGTCTAGTATCAAGACCATGCTAGGCCTCCTGCCTCGCCAGGGCCTTCTGGGCATTGATGTTCGCTACAGCAGCCTCGGGGTGGCTGGCTTGGCTGAGCTGCTGCCTTTGATCTCCACCTTCCCTGTACTGAACTCTCTTCGCCTGCACTACTGCAACTTGGATTTTCGCAGAGACTACCTTGGCCAGGAAGAGGCCCTGAGGGACTTGTCTCTGGGTTTGGCAAAGCTACAAGAATTGCGACGCCTCAGCCTCACTGCACTGCGCCTGCCTGGACAACTTCGTGTGCTGCTTAG CTCACTGCCTCGGCCTCTCGAGATACTGGAGCTGCCATATTTGAGCCTGAGCCCAGCTGACCTGGCATATCTGTCCTGCAGCCATCATGCTTccacactgctgcagctggatctAAGTGAgaaccatctggatgaaaacacCCTGCCCTCCATCCGCCGCCTCCTCTCCCAGGCTTCCGGTAGCCTGCAGCACCTCTCTTTAAGTGGCTGCGGCCTGACTGATGGCCTGCTGGGACTCCTGCTTCCCTCACTGGGAGGCTGCTGGACCCTCAAGAGCTTGGCTTTGGCCCTGAACCCGCTCTCCATGGCTGGCCTCACAGACCTGGTGAGGATGGCTGTGAGAATGCCCTCCCTCCGTCACTTACTGTACCCGAACCCCCTGGAGGACTACCAGCCGGGCCTTCCCGACCTGCCCTCTAGCGCTCAGCTCTTAGACTGGCCGCTGGATGAAGCCACAGGCATCAACACGACCAGCAGCCAGCTCAACAGGGTGCTGATAGACAGCGGGCGCTCTGACCTCTTCCTGACATGCGACCTGCTCAATTATGATAAAGACTTGATGGACTAG